A genomic window from Halogeometricum sp. S3BR5-2 includes:
- a CDS encoding phosphotransferase family protein has protein sequence MSDDGDGGEGDDDYFRRLVDEDALRAYLEDELGSEPTFAVERHPAGHSNETLFVTWGDRELVLRRPPPGETAETAHDVLREYRVMDALQGTPVPLPETVLACENHDVVGSDFYLMSRVAGDVLREAEPERFGDPAARERVGYELVDTLAAIHEVDPESVGLGDFGRAEGYTRRQVDRWGKQLSWAFERTSEVRSVPVLREVGEWLDEHAPEDHPESLVHGDYKLDNALYAPESTPRLAAVFDWEMSALGDPRADLGWMLSYWRDADDPEPAIPELETRLMEREGYPTRRELVDRYEERTGIEFEHQRFYRALAVYKLAGLGEMFFRRHLEGNSDDPMYPKMEDRVPALGDRAKRIVEGDEPL, from the coding sequence ATGAGCGACGACGGAGACGGCGGCGAGGGCGACGACGACTACTTCCGACGACTCGTCGACGAGGACGCCCTCCGCGCGTACCTCGAAGACGAACTCGGCTCCGAACCGACGTTCGCGGTGGAGCGACACCCTGCGGGCCACTCGAACGAGACGCTGTTCGTGACGTGGGGGGACCGTGAGTTGGTGCTCCGGCGGCCGCCGCCGGGCGAGACGGCCGAGACGGCACACGACGTGCTTCGGGAGTACCGGGTGATGGACGCATTGCAGGGGACGCCCGTACCCCTCCCGGAGACGGTGCTGGCCTGCGAGAATCACGACGTCGTCGGCAGCGACTTCTACCTCATGTCGCGCGTCGCGGGCGACGTGCTCCGTGAGGCGGAACCCGAGCGCTTCGGCGATCCGGCGGCCCGCGAACGCGTCGGCTACGAACTCGTCGACACCCTCGCCGCGATTCACGAGGTGGACCCGGAGTCGGTCGGTCTCGGGGATTTCGGGCGCGCTGAGGGTTACACCCGGCGGCAGGTCGACCGCTGGGGCAAACAGCTCTCGTGGGCGTTCGAGCGGACGAGCGAAGTCCGCTCCGTTCCGGTCCTCCGCGAGGTGGGCGAGTGGTTGGACGAGCACGCCCCCGAGGACCACCCCGAGTCGCTCGTCCACGGCGACTACAAACTGGACAACGCGCTGTACGCGCCGGAGTCGACTCCCCGACTCGCCGCCGTCTTCGACTGGGAGATGAGCGCCTTAGGCGACCCGCGCGCGGACCTCGGGTGGATGCTGTCGTACTGGCGCGACGCAGACGACCCCGAACCCGCGATACCGGAACTGGAGACGCGGTTAATGGAGCGCGAGGGTTACCCGACGCGCCGCGAACTCGTCGACCGATACGAGGAGCGGACCGGAATCGAGTTCGAGCACCAGCGGTTCTACCGCGCGCTGGCCGTCTACAAACTCGCCGGTCTCGGGGAGATGTTCTTCCGGCGGCACTTGGAGGGCAACAGCGACGACCCGATGTACCCGAAGATGGAAGACCGGGTCCCGGCGCTCGGGGACCGGGCGAAGCGCATCGTCGAGGGCGACGAACCGCTGTAG
- a CDS encoding winged helix-turn-helix domain-containing protein: protein MDHADDAPDWTFKDRDTVILRELAADPQRSSRELTRILAEKHDIEVSHVTVSETIRRMREEGVFREAIVPNEEYYSFALFEFKFDPEHFADEWHDAMVTIRDDPHTLFYFLSDGEYQWKSVMMFESSTAQSKWIHEFYKHHGKVVSNLRNTAVHNVLKFSTDPELFGRLNAEE from the coding sequence ATGGACCACGCCGACGACGCCCCCGACTGGACGTTCAAAGACCGCGACACGGTCATCCTGCGCGAGTTGGCCGCCGACCCGCAGCGCTCCTCGCGGGAACTGACGCGCATCCTCGCGGAGAAACACGACATCGAGGTGTCGCACGTCACCGTCTCGGAGACCATCCGGCGGATGCGCGAGGAGGGCGTCTTCCGCGAGGCCATCGTGCCGAACGAGGAGTACTACTCCTTTGCGCTGTTCGAGTTCAAGTTCGACCCCGAGCACTTCGCCGACGAGTGGCACGACGCGATGGTCACCATCCGCGACGACCCGCACACGCTCTTTTACTTCCTCTCGGACGGCGAGTACCAGTGGAAGTCGGTGATGATGTTCGAGTCCTCGACGGCGCAGTCGAAGTGGATACACGAGTTCTACAAACACCACGGCAAGGTGGTCTCGAACCTCCGGAACACCGCCGTCCACAACGTCCTCAAGTTCAGCACCGACCCGGAACTGTTCGGCCGCCTGAACGCCGAGGAGTGA
- a CDS encoding SDR family NAD(P)-dependent oxidoreductase — MNGLDGKVAVVTGAGSGIGRATALRFAAEGASVVVADIAEDEGKETVELIEDDGGAATFVDVDVSDAESVQRMVDTAVETYGGLDFANNNAGILTGFAEVTDIEEENWDRLLDVNLKGVWACMKAELPVMEEGGGGAIVNTASEAGLVGMGGLSSYVASKHGVVGLTKSVALEYAGRGVRVNAVAPGPTETNIQANSRGGSADPSSMPFDTSAMVNVPMGRAAKPEEMAGAIAFLCSDDASYITGHTLPVDGGQAAD; from the coding sequence ATGAACGGATTAGACGGGAAAGTGGCGGTCGTAACGGGCGCGGGGTCGGGTATCGGGCGAGCGACGGCACTCCGGTTCGCCGCGGAGGGCGCGAGCGTCGTCGTCGCCGACATCGCCGAAGACGAGGGTAAGGAGACGGTCGAACTCATCGAGGACGACGGCGGCGCCGCGACGTTCGTCGACGTCGACGTCTCCGACGCCGAATCGGTCCAGCGGATGGTCGACACCGCCGTCGAGACGTACGGCGGCCTCGATTTCGCGAACAACAACGCGGGCATCCTCACCGGGTTCGCGGAGGTGACCGACATCGAGGAGGAGAACTGGGACCGACTGCTCGACGTGAATCTGAAGGGCGTGTGGGCGTGCATGAAGGCCGAACTGCCGGTCATGGAGGAGGGAGGCGGCGGCGCCATCGTCAACACGGCCTCGGAGGCCGGACTGGTCGGAATGGGCGGCCTCTCCAGTTACGTCGCCAGCAAGCACGGCGTCGTCGGTCTGACGAAGTCCGTCGCTCTGGAGTACGCCGGGCGCGGGGTGCGCGTCAACGCCGTCGCCCCCGGCCCGACTGAGACGAACATCCAGGCGAACTCGCGGGGCGGGAGCGCCGACCCGAGTTCGATGCCGTTCGACACATCGGCGATGGTGAACGTCCCGATGGGCCGCGCCGCGAAACCCGAGGAGATGGCGGGCGCTATCGCGTTCCTCTGTTCGGACGACGCCTCCTACATCACCGGCCACACCCTCCCCGTCGACGGCGGGCAGGCGGCCGACTGA
- a CDS encoding TetR family transcriptional regulator, whose translation MSEGRSEPGWARNAVRIGRFEFRRSFRGLRESTGRFVLTVFGALFMTAMLALFGVVVVGFVSADSVPVSDGLRGTVGMFWLFGTYLVAQRVVSTRPRPEAESLLFTAAATRSIAFGLALAETLRFLSYVTLPILVTSALLAYAFGALSPLLVVPAVALLTVLTAVIVGSLVGYGIALLLDTSPFVARHKTALGVPLVLVLMGGFFLVQAPELVGLDRGSLAWLPSGWFADLAAVGTPLVGSTLRAAVAGVGSLSVLTLGGALLERVTERLWFGDESATSRGEADENRAVTDPETEIESGTGAGTGTGEWRGLTAAVSPFVAPGVADLPTRRVAEMSLLRARRDPKRLTFLLTPLFIFSGSLVGVIGSLSELLSALPFLLTAFLPWVFGAATTLNFLGDEGSLLPVTLVAVTPTQFVRGVLLPSVVYGAPVAAVLTALAAFAGGRSPLAALGLAAAAAFATLVAAPLGAAVGAYMPRFEGVSVARSDEVLPPRTGAVLLHGAAVLVPSGALALLVGAPELADALLAPFASLASAAPTLLRFSLAAAVVLVGVLVGLTGYEAALHRVRGFDPH comes from the coding sequence ATGTCTGAGGGCCGGTCCGAACCCGGATGGGCGCGCAACGCCGTCCGCATCGGTCGTTTCGAGTTCCGGCGGTCGTTCCGGGGCCTCCGGGAAAGCACGGGACGGTTCGTCCTCACCGTCTTCGGTGCGCTGTTCATGACGGCGATGCTCGCGCTGTTCGGCGTGGTGGTCGTCGGGTTCGTCTCCGCCGACTCGGTGCCCGTCTCCGACGGCCTTCGAGGGACGGTGGGAATGTTCTGGCTGTTCGGCACGTACCTCGTCGCACAGCGCGTCGTCTCGACTCGCCCCCGCCCAGAGGCCGAGTCGCTGCTCTTCACCGCGGCCGCCACGCGGAGCATCGCGTTCGGCCTCGCACTCGCCGAGACGCTGCGCTTCCTCAGTTACGTCACGCTCCCGATACTCGTCACGTCGGCGCTGCTGGCGTACGCGTTCGGCGCCCTCTCGCCGCTCCTCGTCGTCCCCGCCGTCGCCCTCCTGACGGTGCTCACCGCCGTCATCGTCGGGTCGCTGGTCGGTTACGGAATCGCGCTGCTGCTCGACACCTCGCCGTTCGTCGCGCGGCACAAGACGGCGCTCGGAGTGCCCTTGGTTCTCGTCCTCATGGGCGGGTTCTTCCTCGTGCAGGCGCCGGAACTGGTCGGCCTCGACCGGGGGTCGCTGGCATGGCTCCCGTCCGGGTGGTTCGCGGACCTCGCGGCCGTCGGGACGCCCCTGGTCGGGTCGACGCTCCGCGCCGCCGTCGCCGGCGTCGGGTCGCTCTCCGTCCTCACTCTCGGCGGCGCCCTCCTCGAACGGGTGACGGAACGGTTGTGGTTCGGAGACGAGTCGGCGACGTCCCGGGGAGAGGCCGACGAGAACCGCGCCGTGACCGACCCCGAGACTGAAATCGAGAGCGGGACCGGAGCCGGAACCGGAACGGGCGAGTGGCGCGGGCTGACCGCCGCCGTCTCGCCGTTCGTCGCCCCCGGCGTCGCGGACCTGCCGACGCGCCGCGTCGCCGAGATGTCGCTCCTGCGCGCCCGCCGCGACCCGAAGCGACTCACCTTCCTCCTGACGCCGCTGTTCATCTTCTCCGGGTCGCTCGTCGGCGTCATCGGGTCGCTCTCCGAACTCCTGAGCGCGCTTCCGTTCCTCCTGACCGCCTTTCTCCCGTGGGTCTTCGGCGCGGCGACGACGCTGAACTTCCTCGGCGACGAGGGGTCGCTCCTGCCGGTGACGCTCGTCGCGGTGACGCCGACGCAGTTCGTCCGCGGCGTCCTCCTCCCGAGCGTCGTCTACGGGGCGCCCGTCGCCGCCGTCCTGACCGCGCTCGCGGCGTTCGCGGGCGGTCGCTCGCCGCTCGCCGCCCTCGGACTGGCGGCCGCGGCGGCGTTCGCGACGCTCGTCGCCGCACCGCTCGGCGCCGCCGTCGGCGCGTACATGCCCCGGTTCGAGGGCGTCAGCGTCGCCCGGAGCGACGAGGTGCTCCCGCCGCGGACGGGCGCGGTGCTGCTGCACGGCGCCGCCGTCCTCGTCCCGTCGGGTGCGCTCGCGTTACTCGTCGGCGCGCCGGAACTGGCCGACGCGCTCCTCGCGCCGTTCGCGTCGCTCGCGTCCGCGGCGCCGACGCTTCTCAGGTTCTCGCTCGCCGCCGCCGTCGTTCTCGTCGGCGTCCTCGTCGGACTCACCGGGTACGAGGCGGCGCTGCACCGCGTCCGGGGATTCGACCCGCACTGA
- a CDS encoding aldo/keto reductase produces the protein MLQNESDTFDIGGELTVHRLGFGAMRLTGEDIIGRPDDEADAEHVLQTAVNLGIDFVDTADSYGPGVSERLIREALAPYPEDLVVATKGGLLRNRDGDWLPRGDPDHLRNAHLCSLDRLGVETIDLYQYHRPDPDVDFEESVTALAELKDEGVIEHVGLSNVSVEQLETARDIVDIATVQNRFNLGHRDDDDVLAACEDYDIGFIPWSPLAAGDVDEKSDALADVASERDATEYQVMLAWLLEHSPVTLPIPGTADVEHLKQNVGATHLDLTDEEMSRLDE, from the coding sequence ATGCTCCAAAACGAGAGCGACACGTTCGATATCGGCGGCGAACTGACGGTCCACCGACTCGGGTTCGGCGCGATGCGACTCACCGGCGAGGACATCATCGGCCGCCCCGACGACGAGGCCGACGCCGAGCACGTCCTCCAGACGGCCGTGAACCTCGGCATCGACTTCGTCGACACCGCGGACTCCTACGGGCCGGGCGTGAGCGAACGCCTCATCCGCGAAGCCCTCGCGCCGTACCCGGAGGACCTCGTGGTGGCGACGAAGGGCGGCCTCCTCCGCAACCGCGACGGCGATTGGCTCCCCCGCGGGGACCCCGACCACCTCCGCAACGCGCACCTCTGCAGTCTGGACCGTCTCGGCGTCGAGACGATAGACCTCTACCAGTACCACCGACCCGACCCGGACGTCGACTTCGAGGAGTCGGTGACGGCGCTGGCCGAACTGAAAGACGAAGGCGTCATCGAACACGTCGGGCTCAGCAACGTCAGCGTCGAGCAGTTGGAGACGGCGCGGGACATCGTCGACATCGCGACGGTGCAGAACCGCTTCAACCTCGGTCACCGAGACGACGACGACGTGCTGGCGGCCTGCGAGGACTACGACATCGGGTTCATCCCGTGGTCGCCGCTCGCGGCGGGCGACGTCGACGAGAAGTCCGACGCCCTCGCGGACGTGGCCTCGGAACGCGACGCGACGGAGTACCAGGTGATGCTGGCGTGGTTGCTCGAACACTCGCCGGTGACGCTGCCCATCCCCGGGACGGCCGACGTCGAGCACCTGAAGCAGAACGTCGGCGCGACGCACCTCGACCTGACGGACGAGGAGATGTCTCGGCTGGACGAGTAA
- a CDS encoding ABC transporter ATP-binding protein, translated as MPAIDASDLTKRYGDTLAVDALSLSVPEGTVYGFLGPNGAGKTTTMRMLTGLSKPTAGTAAVGGAPVTDRAALRPRIGYMPEEPPLYDQATAFEQLEYVGGLRGIDAEAVRARGEELFEDLGLDVGPSDRIDDFSKGMRQKVAYAQTVLHDPAVVFLDEPTSGLDPRAARTLRDRIRRLADGGTTVFLSTHILPVVEEAADAVGILYEGSLVAEGSPDELVARAEEGEGGTLEDAFLDVTDADPTESDRSDDAENGDGPHEESTLDV; from the coding sequence ATGCCCGCTATCGACGCCTCCGACCTCACGAAGCGCTACGGCGATACCCTCGCGGTCGACGCTCTCTCGCTCTCCGTCCCCGAGGGAACCGTCTACGGCTTCCTCGGCCCGAACGGCGCGGGGAAGACCACGACGATGCGGATGCTCACCGGCCTGTCGAAACCCACCGCCGGCACGGCCGCCGTCGGCGGCGCGCCCGTCACCGACCGCGCCGCCCTCCGCCCCCGAATCGGCTACATGCCCGAGGAACCGCCGCTGTACGACCAGGCGACGGCGTTCGAGCAGTTAGAGTACGTCGGCGGCCTCCGCGGCATCGACGCCGAGGCGGTCCGGGCACGCGGAGAGGAACTGTTCGAGGACCTCGGACTCGACGTCGGCCCCTCCGACCGCATCGACGACTTCTCGAAGGGGATGCGGCAGAAAGTCGCGTACGCCCAGACGGTGCTGCACGACCCGGCGGTGGTGTTTCTCGACGAACCGACGTCGGGGCTGGACCCGCGCGCCGCCCGGACGCTCCGCGACCGCATCCGCCGACTCGCCGACGGGGGGACCACGGTGTTCCTCTCGACGCACATCCTACCCGTCGTCGAGGAGGCGGCCGACGCCGTCGGCATCCTCTACGAGGGGTCGCTGGTCGCCGAGGGGTCGCCCGACGAACTCGTCGCCCGCGCCGAGGAGGGGGAGGGCGGCACGCTCGAAGACGCCTTCCTCGACGTGACGGACGCGGACCCGACAGAGAGCGACCGGAGCGACGACGCCGAGAACGGCGACGGTCCGCACGAGGAGTCGACGCTCGATGTCTGA
- a CDS encoding acyl-CoA dehydrogenase family protein, with translation MEYDDTETAAELAERVRAFVDDCVVPVEREYLGDGPVPDEEIAALREEARDRDLYAPQMPEEYGGQGLDFRDVLPAFEEAGRSLLGPPAMRVGAPDEGNMHTLELVGTEAQKEEYLEPLVAGEVRSGFSMTEPAPGGGSDPKMIRTEARKEGDEWVLDGHKWWTTQGSDADFFIVMARTDPEAHPYEGTSLFLVDADADGVDVVRDIPHVGGDLLGSSHAEIRYDEVRVPEGNLLGEENRGFAHAQQRLGPARLTHCMRFAGMAARSLEVAKAYTDEREAFGGSLSEKQSVRFTVAEAETRLHAVRTMVRDAAERIARGEEARVPVSMAKVYAANVVQEVVDDCLQLCGGNGIGKDLPLADFYEDVRAFRLVDGADEVHKRVVARDAFEDVDPSQVEGITRYEG, from the coding sequence ATGGAGTACGACGACACGGAGACGGCGGCCGAACTCGCGGAACGCGTGCGGGCGTTCGTCGACGACTGCGTCGTCCCGGTGGAGCGAGAGTACCTCGGCGACGGCCCCGTCCCCGACGAGGAGATAGCGGCCCTGCGCGAGGAGGCGCGCGACCGGGACCTGTACGCGCCGCAGATGCCCGAGGAGTACGGCGGACAGGGGCTGGACTTCCGGGACGTACTCCCGGCGTTCGAGGAGGCGGGGCGCAGTCTCCTCGGCCCGCCGGCGATGCGCGTCGGCGCGCCGGACGAGGGGAACATGCACACGCTGGAACTCGTCGGCACCGAGGCGCAGAAGGAGGAGTACCTCGAACCCCTCGTCGCCGGCGAGGTGCGCTCGGGATTCTCGATGACCGAACCCGCGCCGGGCGGCGGGTCGGACCCGAAGATGATTCGGACCGAAGCGCGGAAGGAGGGCGACGAGTGGGTTCTCGACGGCCACAAGTGGTGGACGACGCAGGGGAGCGACGCCGACTTCTTCATCGTGATGGCGCGCACGGACCCCGAGGCGCACCCCTACGAGGGCACCTCGCTGTTCCTCGTCGACGCGGACGCCGACGGCGTCGACGTCGTGCGCGACATCCCGCACGTCGGCGGCGACCTGTTGGGGTCGAGTCACGCCGAGATTCGCTACGACGAGGTGCGGGTTCCCGAGGGGAACCTCCTCGGGGAGGAGAACCGCGGCTTCGCGCACGCCCAGCAGCGACTCGGGCCGGCGCGCCTGACCCACTGCATGCGCTTCGCCGGGATGGCCGCCCGGTCGCTGGAGGTGGCGAAGGCCTACACCGACGAGCGAGAGGCGTTCGGCGGCAGTCTCTCGGAGAAGCAGTCCGTCCGGTTCACCGTCGCGGAGGCGGAGACGCGCCTGCACGCCGTCCGGACGATGGTGCGGGACGCCGCCGAGCGAATCGCACGGGGCGAGGAGGCGCGCGTGCCCGTCTCGATGGCGAAGGTGTACGCCGCGAACGTGGTGCAGGAGGTGGTCGACGACTGCCTGCAACTGTGCGGCGGCAACGGCATCGGCAAGGATCTCCCCCTCGCGGACTTCTACGAGGACGTGCGCGCGTTCCGCCTCGTCGACGGCGCCGACGAGGTACACAAACGCGTCGTCGCGCGCGACGCCTTCGAGGACGTGGACCCCTCGCAGGTGGAGGGCATCACGCGGTACGAGGGGTAG
- a CDS encoding SDR family NAD(P)-dependent oxidoreductase: MSSDRFSVAGQTAIVTGASSGIGKTIAERFAAEGADVVVCSREQENVDPVAEGIDERSADEGEGGRALAVECDVTDRDAVDALVEATVEEFGGLDCLVNNAGASFMAPFDDVSENGWETIVDINLTGTYHCTQAAGEHLKEGGGTVVNFASVAGTQGSPMMSHYGAAKAGVVNLTTSLSYEWADEGVRVNCIAPGFVATPGVESQMGVSAENIDREEVQRRIGTAEEIADIAQFLAAPASSYVVGETVVAQGVPQVMETPEV, translated from the coding sequence ATGAGTTCGGACCGCTTCTCGGTAGCGGGACAGACGGCCATCGTCACGGGCGCGTCCAGCGGTATCGGGAAGACCATCGCCGAGCGATTCGCCGCCGAGGGCGCGGACGTGGTCGTCTGCTCGCGCGAACAGGAGAACGTCGACCCCGTGGCGGAGGGAATCGACGAGCGGAGCGCCGATGAGGGTGAGGGCGGCCGAGCGCTGGCCGTCGAGTGCGACGTCACCGACCGCGACGCTGTCGACGCCCTCGTCGAGGCCACCGTCGAGGAGTTCGGCGGCCTCGACTGCCTCGTGAACAACGCGGGCGCGTCGTTCATGGCGCCGTTCGACGACGTCTCCGAGAACGGCTGGGAGACCATCGTCGACATCAACCTCACCGGCACGTACCACTGCACGCAGGCGGCCGGCGAGCACCTGAAGGAGGGCGGCGGAACGGTCGTCAACTTCGCCAGCGTCGCCGGGACGCAGGGGTCGCCGATGATGAGTCACTACGGGGCGGCGAAAGCGGGCGTCGTCAACCTCACCACCAGTCTCTCCTACGAGTGGGCCGACGAGGGCGTGCGCGTGAACTGCATCGCGCCGGGGTTCGTCGCCACGCCGGGCGTCGAGTCGCAGATGGGCGTCTCCGCGGAGAACATCGACCGCGAGGAGGTGCAGCGTCGCATCGGCACCGCGGAGGAGATAGCCGACATCGCGCAGTTCCTCGCCGCGCCCGCCTCGTCGTACGTCGTCGGCGAGACGGTCGTCGCGCAGGGCGTCCCGCAGGTGATGGAGACGCCCGAGGTGTAG
- a CDS encoding extracellular solute-binding protein, which translates to MREHRAADGPAPSLRARLAELVFERTGGESSASNSDSDFGSPVAGRDAEDFSEGSIDAAGPGGVADTAADDDGTSGSNGVDRRSRTDLVEGFVAAVDRCADGDLSVRVDVPEDPEMAPLAESLNRLFAEWHEAMAGVDVFTEQVAASTERVAGSVADGREASRTVAESVDDIARGATEQSESIGAVADEMRDLSATVEEVASSADEIAAATDDAAARGRRTRDAAEEAIDGLDAIDEQTRRTVSQVESLNGLIDEITGVVTRISDIADQTNILALNASIEAARADEAGAGFAVVAEEVKTLAEETAEATEDIEAAIDEIRAQSAETVEGIGEARERVAAESGTIEEALGSLDRIVEDVTETNASVREISDATDSQAATAQEVVGQTDEVGAISEETAAGATTVASSARRQTTSLSEAMTSVNALAEQADVLRATLDGYDLDGATATTAATSRTAVDFWHGMSGSKAILLEEFAAEFNESNPDVRVEMSPKGSYRGAFEATMAAARSGSPPTVAQVFEVGTQRALDSGVFTPVESVLPSEASTDDLVPAIANYYRDDGTLWSMPFNSSNPVLYYNAEAFERAGLDPENPPETFDELTAAAERVVERGVADYGATWANYGWFLEQWFAAAGRTLVDAENGRSGRATTSNLTSDTGERVLRWWADLARSGLLFDAGIEARGKAREAFLDGDAAMLVDSSSTTLSVVEGAEERGFTAAVGKFPAPGEREGVVVGGASLWVAEDAPAREQEAAGRFLAWLTEPEQQRRWHQRTGYFPVHADAERMLRREGWFDEHPAFAVAFEQLNETRDSPATRGARIGPFSTVRSIVSEGVSELVAGREVERTLREMDEQVTYRLSEYAGAEARSGPGARSDGESR; encoded by the coding sequence ATGAGAGAACACAGGGCGGCGGACGGTCCCGCACCGTCGCTGCGAGCGAGACTCGCCGAACTGGTCTTCGAGCGAACGGGCGGCGAATCCTCCGCTTCCAATTCTGATTCCGATTTCGGTTCCCCAGTCGCCGGGCGCGACGCCGAGGACTTCTCGGAGGGGTCCATCGACGCCGCGGGTCCCGGCGGCGTAGCCGACACCGCGGCCGATGACGACGGTACGAGCGGATCGAACGGCGTCGACCGGCGGTCGCGGACCGACCTCGTAGAGGGGTTCGTCGCGGCGGTGGACCGCTGCGCCGACGGCGACCTGAGCGTCCGCGTGGACGTCCCCGAGGACCCCGAGATGGCGCCGTTGGCCGAGTCGCTGAACCGCCTGTTCGCCGAGTGGCACGAGGCGATGGCCGGCGTCGACGTGTTCACGGAGCAGGTCGCGGCGTCGACGGAGCGCGTCGCCGGGTCCGTCGCGGACGGCAGGGAGGCGAGTCGGACCGTGGCGGAGTCCGTCGACGACATCGCGCGGGGGGCGACCGAGCAGAGCGAGAGCATCGGCGCCGTCGCCGACGAGATGCGCGACCTCTCGGCCACGGTGGAGGAGGTGGCCTCCTCGGCCGACGAGATAGCCGCCGCGACGGACGACGCCGCGGCGCGCGGACGGCGGACGCGGGACGCCGCCGAGGAGGCCATCGACGGCCTCGACGCCATCGACGAGCAGACCCGGCGGACCGTCTCGCAGGTGGAGTCGCTGAACGGCCTCATCGACGAGATAACGGGCGTCGTGACGCGGATATCCGACATCGCCGACCAGACGAACATCCTCGCGCTGAACGCCTCCATCGAGGCCGCCCGCGCCGACGAGGCGGGCGCCGGGTTCGCCGTCGTCGCCGAGGAGGTGAAGACGTTGGCCGAGGAGACGGCCGAGGCGACCGAGGACATCGAGGCGGCCATCGACGAGATACGCGCGCAGTCGGCCGAGACGGTCGAGGGCATCGGCGAGGCCAGAGAGCGCGTCGCCGCCGAGAGCGGAACCATCGAGGAGGCGCTGGGGTCGCTGGACCGCATCGTCGAGGACGTGACGGAGACGAACGCCAGCGTCCGCGAGATAAGCGACGCGACCGACTCGCAGGCGGCGACGGCCCAAGAGGTCGTCGGGCAGACCGACGAGGTGGGCGCCATCAGCGAGGAGACGGCGGCGGGGGCGACGACGGTGGCGAGTTCGGCCCGGCGGCAGACCACCTCGCTGTCGGAGGCGATGACGAGCGTCAACGCGCTGGCCGAGCAGGCCGACGTGCTGCGGGCGACGCTGGACGGCTACGACCTCGACGGAGCGACGGCGACGACGGCGGCGACGAGCCGGACCGCCGTCGACTTCTGGCACGGGATGTCGGGGTCGAAAGCCATCCTCTTAGAGGAGTTCGCGGCGGAGTTCAACGAGTCGAACCCGGACGTGCGCGTGGAGATGTCGCCGAAGGGAAGCTATCGGGGAGCGTTCGAGGCGACGATGGCCGCCGCGCGGTCGGGGTCGCCGCCGACGGTGGCGCAGGTGTTCGAGGTCGGAACGCAGCGTGCGCTCGACAGCGGCGTCTTCACGCCCGTCGAGTCGGTGCTTCCCTCGGAGGCGTCGACCGACGACCTCGTCCCGGCCATCGCCAACTACTACCGCGACGACGGAACGCTGTGGTCGATGCCGTTCAACAGCTCCAACCCGGTGTTGTACTACAACGCCGAGGCGTTCGAGCGGGCGGGGCTGGACCCCGAGAACCCGCCGGAGACGTTCGACGAACTGACGGCGGCCGCCGAACGGGTGGTCGAACGCGGCGTCGCCGACTACGGGGCGACGTGGGCGAACTACGGCTGGTTCCTCGAACAGTGGTTCGCGGCGGCGGGCCGGACGCTCGTGGACGCGGAGAACGGGCGGTCCGGGCGGGCGACGACGTCGAACCTGACGAGCGACACCGGCGAGCGCGTTCTGCGGTGGTGGGCCGACCTCGCGCGGAGCGGACTGCTGTTCGACGCCGGCATCGAGGCGCGCGGGAAGGCGCGGGAGGCGTTCCTCGACGGCGACGCCGCGATGCTCGTCGATTCGAGTTCGACCACGCTCTCGGTCGTGGAGGGCGCCGAGGAACGCGGCTTCACGGCCGCCGTCGGGAAGTTCCCCGCGCCGGGCGAACGCGAGGGCGTGGTCGTCGGCGGCGCCTCGCTGTGGGTCGCCGAGGACGCCCCCGCCCGAGAGCAGGAGGCCGCCGGCCGCTTCCTCGCGTGGCTGACCGAACCCGAGCAGCAGCGGCGGTGGCACCAGCGGACGGGCTACTTCCCGGTGCACGCCGACGCCGAACGGATGCTCCGGCGCGAGGGGTGGTTCGACGAGCACCCCGCCTTCGCCGTCGCCTTCGAGCAACTGAACGAGACGCGCGACAGTCCGGCGACGCGCGGCGCCCGCATCGGCCCGTTCAGCACGGTTCGGAGCATCGTCTCCGAGGGCGTCTCCGAACTGGTCGCGGGGCGCGAGGTGGAGCGGACGCTCCGCGAGATGGACGAGCAGGTCACGTACCGCCTCTCGGAGTACGCCGGGGCCGAGGCTCGGTCCGGACCCGGCGCTCGGAGCGACGGCGAGAGTCGGTAG